From Huiozyma naganishii CBS 8797 chromosome 11, complete genome, a single genomic window includes:
- the WRS1 gene encoding tryptophan--tRNA ligase WRS1 (similar to Saccharomyces cerevisiae WRS1 (YOL097C); ancestral locus Anc_3.97), which produces MSTEDQVDKVAEQVAQLGADPSKTEKDQVVTPWNVEGAVDDSGNAQAIDYDKLITQFGTKAVGEETLKRFTEVTGHEPHHFLRKGYFFSERDFNKILDLYEHGEPFFLYTGRGPSSDSMHMGHMIPFIFTKWLQDVFDVPLVIELTDDEKFLFKHKLTIQDVKKFSKDNAKDIIAVGFNPENTFIFSDLEYMGGGFYETVVRISRQITGSTAKAVFGFTDSDCIGKFHFASIQIASSFPSSFPGILDLPEKTQCLIPCAIDQDPYFRVCRDVAEKLRYAKPALLHSKFFPALQGSSTKMSASDDTSAIFLTDTAKQIQKKINKYAFSGGQMSIDLHRKLGGNPDIDIAYQYLKFFKDDDALLKDCYEKYKTGELLSGEMKKLCIEVLQEFVKGFQERRNTIDDDLVASFMKPHKLVWGKKERLVAPKKREPKTKSKGKK; this is translated from the coding sequence ATGAGCACAGAAGACCAGGTGGACAAAGTTGCGGAACAGGTAGCGCAGTTGGGAGCCGATCCCTCGAAAACCGAAAAGGACCAGGTTGTGACCCCATGGAACGTTGAAGGTGCTGTAGACGACAGTGGGAATGCACAAGCCATTGATTACGACAAGCTGATTACGCAATTCGGTACTAAGGCTGTGGGCGAAGAGACACTAAAGAGATTCACCGAGGTGACTGGTCATGAGCCACACCACTTCTTACGTAAGGGTTACTTCTTCTCGGAACGTGATTTCAACAAGATCTTGGATCTGTACGAACACGGGGAAcctttcttcttgtacacTGGGAGAGGTCCATCCAGTGACTCCATGCACATGGGTCACATGATTCCCTTTATCTTTACGAAATGGCTACAGGACGTTTTTGACGTTCCCCTGGTGATCGAATTGACTGACGATGAAaagttcttgttcaagCATAAATTAACAATCCAAGATGTCAAAAAATTCTCTAAGGACAACGCGAAAGATATCATTGCTGTTGGGTTCAATCCTGAAAACACGTTTATTTTCTCTGATTTGGAATATATGGGCGGTGGATTTTACGAAACGGTTGTTCGTATCTCGAGACAAATAACAGGGTCCACTGCTAAAGCTGTGTTTGGGTTTACCGATTCTGACTGTATCGGTAAATTTCATTTTGCATCGATTCAAATTGCTTCCTCATTCCCAAGCTCTTTCCCAGGTATCTTGGACCTTCCAGAAAAAACTCAGTGTTTGATTCCTTGCGCGATCGACCAAGACCCTTACTTTAGAGTCTGTAGGGATGTAGCTGAGAAGTTGAGGTACGCCAAGCCTGCTCTATTACACTCGAAGTTTTTCCCCGCGTTGCAAGGCTCGTCGACCAAGATGTCTGCGTCCGATGACACCTCTGCCATCTTTTTGACGGATACAGCAAAACAgatccaaaagaagatcaacaagTACGCCTTCAGTGGTGGTCAGATGTCCATTGACTTGCACAGGAAACTGGGTGGTAACCCAGATATTGATATTGCGTACCAATACttgaagtttttcaaagacgacgacgccTTGTTGAAAGACTGCTACGAAAAATACAAGACGGGTGAATTGCTGTCCGGCGAGATGAAGAAACTGTGCATTGAAGTGCTACAAGAGTTTGTCAAGGGGTTCCAAGAGCGCAGGAACACCATCGACGACGACTTGGTTGCTAGTTTCATGAAACCACACAAACTAGTTTGGggaaagaaggaaagaCTAGTTGCCcccaagaagagagagcCAAAGACGAAGAGTAAGGGCAAAAAATAA
- the COQ3 gene encoding hexaprenyldihydroxybenzoate methyltransferase (similar to Saccharomyces cerevisiae COQ3 (YOL096C); ancestral locus Anc_3.99), which translates to MWRSRVVSVSGALHRHLARNSVRFHSLKAASSLDGSAGTSSDELSHFKSLAPSWWDTEGSQRLLHQMNLMRMDFIQRNLRALETVEDADTFIPGYNYQEFLPKSVSKIVNQEWDQKVSDLLKKKQLSVLDVGCGGGILSESMARLPFVKHVRGIDLTEDCILIAQVHASSDPSLNGKLDYKVESLDKVHGKFDIVGCFEMLEHVSRPDIILEHCWNRLNQDGVLFLSTINRGFVSWFTTIFVAENVLGIVPRGTHQLKKFIKAQEVVEWFNKKHAKEFKILDLKGTMFVPMNGWVEHDCTSVGNYIMAIQKLH; encoded by the coding sequence ATGTGGAGATCAAGGGTAGTTTCTGTGAGTGGTGCATTGCACAGACACCTTGCTAGGAATTCTGTGCGTTTCCACTCCCTAAAAGCTGCTTCCAGTCTGGACGGCAGCGCTGGGACATCGAGTGATGAGCTTTCGCATTTCAAGAGTTTGGCACCTAGCTGGTGGGATACAGAAGGCTCGCAGAGGTTGCTACATCAGATGAACCTGATGCGAATGGATTTCATCCAGAGGAACCTGAGAGCGCTGGAAACGGTTGAGGATGCGGACACGTTTATCCCCGGATACAACTACCAAGAATTCTTACCCAAGAGTGTTTCCAAGATAGTTAACCAAGAGTGGGATCAGAAAGTCAGcgatctgttgaagaagaagcaattgTCTGTTCTGGATGTTGGTTGCGGCGGCGGTATCCTTTCTGAATCGATGGCTCGGTTGCCCTTTGTCAAACACGTCCGGGGAATTGATCTGACCGAGGACTGTATCCTAATCGCGCAAGTACACGCATCCTCCGATCCGTCGTTGAATGGTAAACTGGATTACAAGGTGGAATCTCTGGATAAAGTTCATGGTAAGTTTGACATTGTAGGCTGTTTTGAAATGCTGGAGCACGTTAGCAGACCAGATATTATTCTGGAACATTGTTGGAATAGGTTGAACCAAGATGGTGTGTTATTTTTAAGTACTATCAACAGAGGGTTTGTCTCTTGGTTCACGACTATTTTTGTGGCCGAGAACGTCCTCGGGATTGTGCCCAGGGGGACACACCAACTCAAGAAGTTCATAAAGGCGCAAGAAGTGGTCGAATGGTTTAACAAAAAACACGCGAAAGAATTTAAAATCCTCGATCTCAAGGGTACCATGTTTGTCCCGATGAATGGCTGGGTCGAACATGACTGCACATCCGTGGGGAACTACATCATGGCAATACAAAAACTGCACTGA
- the PKH2 gene encoding serine/threonine protein kinase PKH2 (similar to Saccharomyces cerevisiae PKH1 (YDR490C) and PKH2 (YOL100W); ancestral locus Anc_3.92), which translates to MERPILPTDEAALNVQLRGAEARAGHEQAMGQKQGQGQGQGHHQGLRSVSNRNVAELLKGVPGQQRALTDMGNFIEEFRNGAAHGVDDGDQDSLGSVDNTTKAAGGEEQEQVEEWADRGAAKIVKETVDSRTGERTRRVVKRGIKDFAFGDTIGDGAYSTVVLATSKDSGRKYAVKMLNKEYLIRQKKVKYVNIEKNALQRVNDSPMVVRLFFTFQDEASLYFLLEFAPNGDFLSLMKKFGSLNEDAAKYYSAQIIDAIGFLHSRGIVHRDMKPENILLDKNWKIKITDFGTAKILEKTAQQEAGGSGPEYNLLTRSKSFVGTAEYVSPELLNDSFVDYRCDIWAFGCIVYQMLAGKPPFKATNEYLTFQKVMKVQYAFTAGFPLVIRDLVKRILVKDLDKRLTVQQIQRHHFFKGVNFKDGSVWSARVPELSPFKINAKSMQPVAALKDIYKKPTHYGAPKKTASSPAVATLSTAGQSTPTRLGSASVATTPTVSTTPTAGQPTPPATATDSDTKLQKKSTDERTAAILENARRTVHSRRQNIKNRAPSGSVLAANIAFNKKSPAESSNSSLSSSPGSPHQPHAGRTHSASPLAHTKQHAEQHTRGTNSASTPELPTRPKTAPVTDSPVVEQPLEEPPSVPRAPPPHTPLNKQDVQWSFFLKDINEHVMKSQEMLVSALDSETLDRKMGRARRSIIESPYFNNGRTSLLSQVARNGGEVTGFRYQDTQLAEKQYYEEPAGNGAQIVDEYLVPHFDLLQLLLSDSTDESLLPMGVNADSTSSTTSSDQTGAEENGVFSGKVRKFFQNAASGGLIEGQQLHDKFYKRVVLLTTYGRLLVFSKTKSSSPTSNAPYELAYDINVCQAGIKFREVVMDNEQNSMIVIQTPYKAFLFVSAGNTFSVPYGKAAEHNNVPAWFKALKKSTSMVNERRKPPRPKTSDSPATTPKTNKNANNKSPYTEKPAKFKSSDLLAKTASSPGNSQYMERTTNFVLSPQLAETKQSALSQPVDNAGGNRTSRMFDSYVSVKQKQHRKHTAVPLPSKSNLVSGLPSTSASTLLGLGLRSDHHKSDSNHRSSSRSSGGKGLLGGSKFGFRHN; encoded by the coding sequence ATGGAGAGACCGATCCTGCCGACGGACGAGGCGGCGCTCAATGTGCAGTTGCGTGGGGCAGAGGCCCGTGCTGGGCACGAGCAGGCCATGGGGCAAAAACAGGGACAGGGACAGGGACAGGGTCACCACCAAGGGCTGCGGTCTGTGTCGAATAGGAACGTTGCAGAGTTGTTGAAGGGTGTCCCTGGGCAGCAGAGGGCGCTGACGGATATGGGGAACTTTATTGAGGAGTTTAGGAATGGTGCCGCTCATGGGGTGGATGACGGGGACCAAGACAGCCTGGGCAGCGTGGATAATACTACGAAAGCTGCTGGTGGTGAGGAGCAGGAACAAGTCGAGGAGTGGGCGGACCGTGGGGCGGCGAAGATTGTTAAGGAGACCGTGGATTCTCGCACCGGGGAGCGCACTAGGCGTGTTGTGAAGAGGGGGATCAAGGATTTCGCATTTGGCGACACGATTGGCGACGGTGCGTACTCTACCGTCGTGTTGGCAACATCAAAGGATTCAGGGAGGAAGTACGCAGTCAAGATGCTCAACAAGGAGTACCTTATCCGGCAAAAGAAGGTGAAATACGTCAACATCGAGAAAAACGCACTGCAGCGCGTCAACGACTCTCCCATGGTGGTCCGGCTGTTCTTCACTTTTCAGGATGAGGCAAGCTTGTATTTCCTCTTGGAGTTCGCACCAAACGGGGACTTCCTCTCCCTGATGAAGAAATTTGGATCCCTTAACGAGGACGCAGCGAAATATTACAGCGCGCAGATTATAGACGCCATTGGGTTCCTCCACTCGCGTGGGATTGTTCACAGAGACATGAAACCAGAGAATATCCTGTTAGACAAAAACTGGAAGATCAAGATCACAGATTTCGGAACCGCAAAAATCCTCGAGAAGACAGCACAACAGGAGGCCGGCGGCAGTGGTCCGGAGTACAACCTCCTCACACGGTCGAAATCTTTCGTGGGCACCGCAGAGTACGTCTCCCCTGAATTGCTCAACGACAGCTTCGTGGATTACAGGTGCGACATATGGGCGTTCGGGTGTATCGTGTACCAGATGCTCGCGGGGAAACCACCTTTCAAAGCGACAAACGAATACCTTACCTTCCAAAAAGTAATGAAAGTTCAATACGCTTTCACCGCTGGGTTCCCCTTAGTCATCAGAGATCTCGTCAAGAGGATCCTTGTCAAGGACTTGGACAAGAGACTCACCGTCCAACAGATCCAGAGACAccatttcttcaagggGGTGAACTTTAAGGACGGGTCCGTATGGTCCGCACGCGTACCGGAACTGTCACCGTTCAAGATCAACGCAAAATCTATGCAGCCAGTGGCAGCACTCAAGGATATTTACAAGAAACCAACTCACTACGGGGCACCGAAAAAGACCGCTTCAAGCCCTGCTGTGGCGACGCTTTCCACTGCAGGGCAGAGCACACCAACGAGATTGGGGTCCGCTAGTGTTGCGACTACTCCAACAGTGAGCACAACTCCAACTGCAGGGCAGCCCACACCACCGGCCACTGCGACAGACTCAGACACGAAGCTACAGAAGAAATCAACAGACGAGAGAACAGCAGCGATCCTGGAAAATGCACGGAGAACCGTCCACTCGAGGAGACAGAACATCAAGAACAGGGCGCCCTCAGGGTCCGTCCTTGCGGCGAACATcgccttcaacaaaaaGTCTCCTGCTGAATCGTCAAACTCGTCGCTGTCCTCGTCACCTGGTTCACCGCACCAGCCACATGCGGGGCGGACACACTCAGCGTCCCCGCTAGCCCACACTAAACAGCACGCAGAACAACACACTAGGGGCACGAACTCCGCGAGTACACCGGAGCTGCCCACGAGACCGAAAACGGCCCCCGTGACGGACTCGCCAGTGGTGGAACAACCGCTGGAGGAACCACCATCCGTGCCCCGTGcgccaccaccacacaCACCGCTCAACAAACAAGACGTTCAGTGgtcgttcttcttgaaagatATCAACGAGCACGTAATGAAGTCACAAGAGATGCTCGTCTCCGCACTGGATTCGGAGACTTTGGACAGGAAAATGGGCAGGGCCCGCAGATCCATCATCGAGTCGCCCTACTTCAACAACGGGAGGACGTCACTGCTGTCGCAAGTAGCTAGGAACGGCGGAGAAGTCACCGGGTTCAGGTACCAGGATACACAGCTCGCAGAAAAACAGTACTACGAGGAACCCGCCGGGAACGGTGCGCAAATCGTAGATGAGTACCTCGTGCCGCATTTCGACTTGCTTCAACTGCTCCTGAGCGACTCGACGGACGAATCGCTCCTCCCCATGGGCGTCAACGCGGACAGTACATCGTCGACGACTTCATCTGACCAAACGGGTGCAGAAGAGAATGGTGTGTTTTCGGGCAAAGTGAGGaaattctttcaaaacgCGGCCTCTGGTGGGTTAATTGAGGGCCAACAACTGCACGACAAATTCTACAAAAGAGTTGTGCTGTTGACGACTTACGGCCGGCTTCTCGTGTTTTCGAAGACGAAATCCTCGTCTCCGACTTCGAATGCCCCTTACGAACTCGCGTACGATATTAATGTATGTCAAGCGGGCATCAAATTCAGAGAGGTCGTTATGGACAACGAACAAAATAGCATGATTGTCATTCAGACCCCTTACAAAGCATTCCTTTTTGTCAGCGCCGGTAACACTTTCTCAGTCCCATACGGTAAAGCGGCGGAACACAACAACGTCCCAGCGTGGTTCaaagctttgaagaagagcacAAGCATGGTTAACGAGCGCAGGAAACCGCCCAGACCGAAAACATCAGATTCACCAGCTACAACACCAAAGACCAACAAGAACGCAAATAATAAGAGCCCATACACGGAGAAACCGGCCAAATTCAAGTCCTCCGACTTGCTCGCAAAGACGGCCAGTTCCCCAGGGAATAGTCAATACATGGAAAGGACAACGAATTTCGTGTTATCCCCACAACTCGCGGAGACAAAACAGTCTGCACTCTCGCAACCCGTAGACAACGCGGGAGGCAACAGAACCAGCAGAATGTTCGACTCGTACGTCAGCGTCAAGCAGAAACAGCACAGAAAACACACGGCTGTGCCGCTACCCTCCAAATCAAACCTCGTCAGTGGACTACCTAGTACATCTGCATCGACCCTCCTAGGGCTGGGATTGAGGAGCGACCATCATAAGAGTGACAGCAACCATAGAAGCTCATCTCGGTCGTCAGGTGGGAAAGGGTTATTGGGAGGTTCGAAGTTCGGGTTCAGACATAACTGA
- the SDD3 gene encoding Sdd3p (similar to Saccharomyces cerevisiae YOL098C; ancestral locus Anc_3.93): MFSEVISFPVDYVPDCKLTKWVSKRTGLQLIHIDYKSSPLVQGYFALATECPNDSGAPHTLEHLVFMGSKQYPYKGLLDTAGNLCMSSTNAWTATDHTAYSLTTAGWEGFAKLLPVYLDHVLFPTLTDDACVTEVHHIDPENLSDKGVVYSEMDAIENQSWFITNLAMQRLVHPNGSGYRSETGGLTHQLRDLTNEQIRQFHKDMYSSDNLCLIITGNLDSQELLNIVQQWDDTLTAKVDEQRRRPFIDTPLSQIPASNTTLQETSVEFPELDESQGEVMLTWIGESYFDYVNDLAVTILMEYFTETAVAPFTKQLVEIDDPLATSVEYWTDDYMRTIVNISMRGVPTDSLEEAKLKLLEILASHQIDLTRMKQVIDTAKWEYIIRSEKAPENTILNTCITDFLYGNNDGSSLRASVATLSDYTLLMDWNVDQWQALLDRVFIANKPHIVVGRPSATLYEQIEKDNELLLKERENKLTPEERKKILDLLTNAKLHNDIKIPKSILTGFEIENPTTCVNFTKTKSVTPLPEYQFNDTNDNLTKELITMKPQDFPMFIHLEHFHAQFIEFHCILNTAVIKDETLLPFFHVFDRLFSMPMLLDNGEILPFEDVVSKLNSETVDAQISLGVQGTFPDLIDIRVRCKCEEYSQAVDWVKHVLFDMHFDETRVSVLLENYLNSIVELKREGDVMLQSITNRNLFTERSIQKSADPLFVEDTLKQILDDIKDGKFENCILPKLETMRSHLRRQFDKFHLLVLGDMEKIKSELYTAWGPLIKQIGTTEEQHLTRIPVTPKPLNSISDICKNPSQRAFIITTPGSESSYMKTVTKVPFDLDYYHPDYAAVSLASEYLQCVEGPFWNGIRGSGLAYGANMIKKPEINTWEFSVYRGADVIKCYETGRATVENFANGVEAFDRQLIMGALSSIINTIASIENGYLATGISKFIDEFILERGTKFTEDYLRRLSEVTVEDLQRVMKQYLINLFDSEKSVVFVSCHPSKLESIQEFLEGEGFTIELEELEDDEDEDVSSSDED; this comes from the coding sequence ATGTTTTCAGAGGTCATCTCATTCCCGGTCGACTACGTCCCGGACTGTAAGCTCACTAAGTgggtttcaaagagaactGGGTTGCAATTGATCCATATAGATTACAAGTCATCGCCTCTGGTGCAAGGCTATTTTGCATTGGCTACAGAGTGTCCCAATGATTCAGGTGCACCACACACGCTGGAGCACCTTGTGTTCATGGGGTCCAAACAGTACCCGTACAAGGGTCTTCTCGACACAGCAGGTAATCTGTGCATGTCCTCTACTAACGCATGGACAGCTACGGACCACACGGCGTACTCACTCACGACCGCTGGGTGGGAAGGATTTGCCAAATTGCTCCCCGTGTACCTCGACCATGTGCTATTCCCGACGCTGACAGACGACGCCTGCGTCACTGAGGTGCACCACATCGACCCGGAGAACTTGTCCGACAAAGGTGTTGTCTACAGTGAGATGGACGCCATAGAAAACCAAAGTTGGTTTATTACCAACTTGGCCATGCAAAGACTGGTGCACCCAAATGGCAGTGGGTACAGAAGTGAAACAGGTGGGCTCACCCACCAATTGCGTGACCTAACCAACGAACAGATTAGACAGTTCCATAAAGACATGTACTCATCCGATAACCTGTGTCTAATCATCACTGGGAATTTGGATTCACAGGAACTACTGAATATCGTTCAACAATGGGACGACACTTTGACTGCAAAAGTGGACGAGCAAAGACGTAGACCATTTATAGACACACCGCTGTCCCAGATCCCAGCATCGAACACCACGTTACAAGAGACCTCCGTTGAGTTCCCAGAACTAGACGAATCACAAGGTGAGGTCATGCTTACTTGGATTGGGGAATCCTACTTTGACTACGTGAATGACCTGGCCGTCACGATTTTAATGGAGTATTTCACGGAAACAGCCGTGGCGCCGTTCACCAAACAGTTGGTAGAAATTGATGACCCACTAGCGACAAGCGTCGAATACTGGACTGACGATTATATGCGCACAATTGTAAACATCTCCATGCGCGGTGTCCCCACAGACAGCTTGGAAGAGGCCAAATTAAAATTGCTCGAGATCCTCGCGTCGCACCAAATTGACCTGACAAGAATGAAACAAGTCATAGATACCGCCAAATGGGAGTACATTATCAGAAGCGAAAAGGCTCCGGAAAATACCATTTTGAATACTTGTATCACTGATTTTCTGTACGGTAACAACGACGGAAGCTCTTTGAGAGCCTCTGTGGCAACGTTGAGCGACTATACACTTCTCATGGATTGGAATGTGGACCAATGGCAGGCTTTGTTGGACCGTGTATTTATTGCAAACAAACCGCATATCGTTGTTGGAAGACCAAGTGCAACTCTCTATGAACAAATTGAGAAGGACAATGAGcttttgttgaaggagagggAGAACAAACTTACTCCTGaggaaaggaaaaagattTTGGATCTTTTGACTAATGCCAAATTGCACAATGACATCAAGATTCCAAAGAGTATATTGACAGGTTTTGAAATAGAGAATCCAACCACCTGTGTGAACTTTACCAAGACTAAAAGTGTAACACCTTTGCCAGAATACCAGTTTAATGACACAAACGATAACTTGACCAAAGAACTCATTACTATGAAACCGCAAGATTTCCCCATGTTTATTCATTTGGAACACTTCCACGCACAGTTCATCGAGTTTCATTGTATTTTGAATACAGCAGTTATCAAAGATGAGACACTACTTCCATTTTTCCATGTCTTTGATAGACTGTTTTCAATGCCTATGTTGTTGGATAATGGCGAAATTTTACCCTTTGAAGATGTTGTGTCGAAATTGAACTCGGAGACGGTGGATGCACAAATCTCTCTCGGTGTGCAAGGCACATTTCCTGATCTGATCGATATTAGAGTTAGATGCAAGTGCGAGGAATATTCTCAGGCGGTCGACTGGGTCAAGCACGTGCTGTTTGACATGCACTTCGATGAAACTCGTGTTAGCGTTTTGCTAGAAAATTACTTAAACTCCATTGTTGAATTGAAGAGAGAAGGGGATGTCATGTTGCAATCGATCACCAACAGAAATTTGTTCACAGAAAGAAGCATCCAGAAGTCTGCTGACCCTCTGTTTGTTGAAGACACGCTGAAGCAGATTTTAGACGACATCAAAGATGGCAAAtttgaaaactgtatcCTACCAAAGCTTGAAACGATGAGAAGTCATTTAAGGCGCCAGTTTGATAAATTCCATTTGTTGGTCTTAGGTGATATGGAAAAAATTAAAAGTGAGTTGTACACAGCATGGGGACCATTAATCAAGCAGATCGGCACTACGGAAGAACAACATTTGACTCGTATCCCCGTAACTCCTAAACCCTTGAATTCTATCTCGGATATATGCAAAAATCCATCACAAAGGGCTTTCATTATTACCACACCTGGTTCAGAATCTTCGTACATGAAAACAGTCACCAAAGTGCCTTTTGATCTGGACTACTACCATCCAGATTATGCTGCTGTCTCCCTGGCGTCCGAATATTTGCAGTGCGTCGAGGGGCCATTCTGGAACGGTATCCGTGGCTCCGGTTTGGCGTATGGTGCCAACATGATCAAGAAGCCAGAGATCAACACCTGGGAGTTCAGCGTCTACCGTGGGGCAGATGTCATCAAATGTTACGAAACAGGGAGAGCTACAGTCGAAAACTTCGCCAATGGTGTTGAGGCATTCGATCGCCAACTAATCATGGGTGCCTTGAGTTCGATTATCAACACAATCGCATCTATAGAGAACGGTTACCTTGCCACTGGTATCAGCAAGTTCATTGACGAGTTTATCTTAGAGAGGGGCACTAAATTCACGGAGGATTACCTAAGGAGACTTTCAGAGGTTACTGTTGAAGATCTACAACGCGTAATGAAACAGTATCTGATCAACCTATTCGATTCCGAGAAAAGTGTCGTATTTGTCAGTTGTCATCCATCTAAGTTGGAATCGATACAAGAATTCCTAGAAGGCGAAGGGTTTACTATTGAATTAGAAGAACTggaggatgacgaggatgaagatgtCAGCAGTTCTGATGAAGATTAG
- the RIB3 gene encoding 3,4-dihydroxy-2-butanone-4-phosphate synthase RIB3 (similar to Saccharomyces cerevisiae RIB3 (YDR487C); ancestral locus Anc_3.96), giving the protein MTNSNFMPIEEVIPHFKQNKFVIVMDDDSRENEGDLICAAANITAKEMAFLVRYSSGYVCAPMSNELADHLDLPLLRQSVKCVSNADDRHGTAYTITVDVAEGTTTGISAHDRALTCKSLSTPGAKATDFLKPGHICPLRAADNGVLERRGHTEASVDLCKLAGLPPVGVIGELVKDSDGSMMRLADCVEFGKEHGIPLISIEELAEYLKSH; this is encoded by the coding sequence ATGACCAACAGTAATTTCATGccaattgaagaggtgATCCCTCATTTCAAGCAGAACAAGTTTGTCATAGTGATGGATGACGACAGCCGTGAAAACGAGGGCGACTTGATCTGTGCCGCTGCTAACATCACTGCAAAGGAAATGGCATTTCTAGTGCGCTACTCGTCAGGGTACGTGTGTGCCCCGATGAGCAACGAATTGGCTGACCATTTGGACTTGCCCCTGCTAAGACAGAGCGTGAAGTGCGTTTCCAACGCGGATGACAGACATGGGACCGCATACACTATTACCGTGGATGTCGCCGAGGGGACCACCACTGGTATTTCTGCACACGACAGGGCTCTCACTTGCAAATCGTTGAGTACCCCTGGTGCCAAGGCCACggattttttgaaaccgGGCCACATCTGCCCACTAAGAGCAGCGGACAACGGTGTTTTGGAGAGAAGGGGCCACACAGAGGCCTCTGTAGACTTGTGTAAGCTTGCGGGCTTGCCACCAGTGGGTGTGATTGGTGAATTGGTCAAGGACTCTGACGGGTCAATGATGAGGTTGGCAGACTGTGTCGAATTCGGGAAGGAGCACGGTATCCCGCTAATCTCCATCGAGGAATTGGCAGAATACTTGAAGAGCCATTAA